A stretch of the Aphanothece sacrum FPU1 genome encodes the following:
- a CDS encoding SemiSWEET transporter: MEPITFLGLLAGTFTTISFLPQVIKTWKTHSTKDISLEMFLLFCTGLLLWILYGFFLQNVPVILTNTATFILAFPILVLKLKYR; this comes from the coding sequence ATGGAACCTATTACTTTTCTGGGTTTATTAGCTGGTACTTTTACAACCATATCTTTTTTACCTCAAGTTATTAAAACTTGGAAAACTCATTCTACTAAAGATATCTCTTTAGAAATGTTTCTTCTGTTTTGTACTGGACTTTTGTTATGGATTCTTTATGGATTTTTTTTGCAAAATGTACCGGTTATTCTGACCAATACAGCAACTTTTATCTTAGCTTTTCCAATTCTGGTGTTGAAACTTAAATATCGATAA
- the rpsU gene encoding 30S ribosomal protein S21 gives MTQVILGENEGIESALRRFKRQVSKAGIFTDMKKHRHFETPIEKRKRKALAKHKQRKRHYS, from the coding sequence ATGACCCAAGTAATTCTGGGAGAAAATGAAGGTATCGAATCAGCTTTACGTCGATTTAAAAGACAAGTCAGTAAGGCAGGAATTTTTACTGACATGAAAAAACATCGGCATTTTGAAACCCCCATTGAAAAACGCAAGCGCAAAGCACTAGCTAAACATAAACAACGCAAAAGACATTACAGCTAG
- a CDS encoding pentapeptide repeat-containing protein: MNIKELLSRYLAGQRDFRNLTLIAANLRNINLSGADFTGADLRGANLTRTNLSYANLTDAVLTGADLTETNLISANLSGVDLSTINLTNAHLRGTIMSDGLHT, from the coding sequence ATGAATATCAAAGAACTTTTAAGTCGATATCTGGCAGGACAAAGAGATTTTAGGAATCTGACGCTGATTGCAGCTAATCTCAGAAACATAAATCTCAGTGGTGCTGATTTTACAGGGGCTGATCTTAGGGGCGCTAATTTAACACGAACGAATTTAAGCTATGCTAATCTAACGGATGCTGTTTTGACTGGTGCAGATTTAACTGAAACCAATCTAATATCAGCTAATTTAAGTGGTGTAGATTTGAGTACGATCAATTTAACGAACGCTCATCTACGTGGGACAATTATGTCTGATGGTTTACACACCTAA